A genomic segment from Castor canadensis chromosome 1, mCasCan1.hap1v2, whole genome shotgun sequence encodes:
- the Kcne3 gene encoding potassium voltage-gated channel subfamily E member 3: METVNSTETWYESLHTVLKALNATLHNNLLCRLGPGPRSEPGPDNQTEELRNSLPGRNDNSYMYILFVMFLFAVTVGSLILGYTRSHKVDKRNDPYHVYIKNRVSMI; encoded by the coding sequence ATGGAGACTGTCAATAGCACTGAAACCTGGTATGAGAGTCTGCACACTGTATTGAAGGCTCTAAATGCTACTCTTCACAACAACTTGCTTTGCCGTCTGGGACCAGGACCAAGGTCAGAACCAGGGCCAGACAACCAGACTGAGGAGCTACGGAATAGCCTCCCTGGCCGTAATGACAACTCCTACATGTATATTCTCTTCGTTATGTTCCTTTTTGCTGTCACTGTGGGCAGCCTTATCCTGGGATACACTCGTTCCCACAAAGTGGACAAGCGTAATGACCCTTATCATGTATACATAAAGAACCGTGTGTCTATGATCTGA